In one Thermanaerovibrio velox DSM 12556 genomic region, the following are encoded:
- the secA gene encoding preprotein translocase subunit SecA: MLKGILKVLGLDPNDRALSRYRRVVETVNALEGQVSAMSDQELEGTAVEFRRRLSEGETLDQLLPEMFARVREVSRRKLGLRHFDVQLMGGMALHEGKIAEMKTGEGKTLVATLSVALNALEGKGVHVITVNDYLARRDAEWMGPVYRGLGLTVGVIEPFMSQEDRFAAYRADITYGTNSEFGFDYLRDNMALSKASQVQRGHWYCLVDEVDSILIDEARTPLIISGPSEDSVEPYRIADSCARALRKGEDFEVDEKERNVALTERGIARCEEILKVPNLFSDYGMSELAHKVIQALKAHHLFQRDVHYVVKDGEIVIVDEFTGRLMFGRRYSDGLHQAIEAKERVQIGKESQTLATITLQNYFRMYRKLSGMTGTAATEAEEFKEIYGMDVVVIPTHRPMIRVDHPDVIFRTQREKYNAVADFVEERHRAGQPVLVGTASIENSERVSKLLKARKIPHHVLNAKFHDKEAAIVAQAGRFGAVTVATNMAGRGTDILLGGNPKFLALEEAAAKGIDPDQSPEEYRVILDRFTVQCEEERKKVLDAGGLCILGTERHESRRIDNQLRGRAGRQGDPGESRFFISLEDDLLRLFGSERIQGLMSKLGMEEGESVEHSFLTKAIENAQRKVEQMHFDIRKQLLAYDNVMNQQREAVYKERQEILTDQNLTDRAWSILEDTVASVFDSHLTSGDDGGFDRERCAIRLRAIFGPGLDEPLRADLGLEPQEARDRVLEMVRQAFIAKVSELGEENARELFRFLLLNVLDSHWKEHLLAMDELRRGIGLRAIGQKDPLVEYQFESFNLFKEMLDRVREGFSELALRVRVVQERRPVRVEEGRGPLFIGGSGGEEERPMAPARRGVKVGRNDPCPCGSGRKYKHCCGKGE, from the coding sequence ATGTTAAAAGGCATACTTAAGGTCCTGGGGCTTGACCCCAACGACAGGGCCCTTTCGAGGTACCGCCGCGTGGTGGAGACCGTAAATGCCCTGGAGGGTCAGGTATCTGCCATGTCGGACCAGGAGCTTGAGGGGACCGCAGTGGAGTTCCGACGAAGGCTCTCCGAAGGGGAGACCTTGGATCAGCTTCTTCCGGAGATGTTTGCCCGGGTCCGGGAGGTCTCCCGGCGCAAGCTTGGACTTAGGCACTTTGACGTCCAGCTAATGGGGGGCATGGCCCTTCATGAGGGCAAGATAGCGGAGATGAAGACCGGTGAGGGTAAGACATTGGTGGCTACCCTTTCTGTGGCGCTTAATGCGCTGGAGGGCAAGGGGGTTCACGTTATAACGGTCAACGACTATCTGGCCCGGAGGGACGCGGAATGGATGGGGCCGGTGTACCGTGGACTTGGGCTCACCGTGGGGGTCATAGAACCTTTCATGTCCCAGGAGGACCGTTTTGCCGCCTATAGGGCGGACATTACCTACGGGACCAACAGCGAGTTTGGTTTTGATTATCTAAGGGACAACATGGCTTTGTCTAAGGCATCCCAGGTTCAGAGGGGGCATTGGTACTGCCTGGTTGACGAGGTCGACTCCATTCTCATAGACGAGGCCAGGACGCCGCTTATAATATCCGGTCCCTCCGAGGACAGCGTGGAGCCCTACAGGATAGCGGATTCCTGTGCCAGGGCATTGAGGAAGGGCGAGGACTTCGAGGTGGATGAGAAGGAGAGGAACGTGGCCCTTACGGAGCGGGGTATAGCCCGTTGCGAGGAGATATTGAAGGTTCCCAACCTTTTCAGCGATTACGGTATGTCCGAGCTGGCTCATAAGGTGATCCAGGCCCTCAAGGCTCATCACCTCTTCCAGCGGGATGTGCACTACGTTGTGAAGGACGGAGAAATCGTAATAGTTGACGAGTTCACCGGTAGGCTCATGTTCGGTCGCCGTTATTCCGATGGTTTGCATCAGGCCATAGAGGCCAAGGAGAGGGTTCAGATAGGCAAGGAAAGCCAGACCCTTGCCACCATAACCCTGCAGAACTACTTCCGTATGTACCGGAAGCTGTCGGGCATGACCGGAACCGCCGCGACTGAGGCGGAGGAGTTCAAGGAGATATACGGCATGGATGTGGTGGTGATCCCAACCCACAGGCCCATGATAAGGGTGGATCACCCGGACGTGATCTTCAGGACCCAGAGGGAGAAGTACAATGCGGTGGCGGACTTTGTGGAGGAGCGTCACCGGGCGGGGCAGCCGGTTTTGGTTGGAACCGCCTCGATAGAGAACTCCGAGCGGGTGAGCAAGCTCCTTAAGGCCAGGAAGATACCTCATCATGTGCTGAACGCCAAGTTCCATGACAAGGAGGCCGCTATAGTGGCCCAGGCGGGGCGTTTTGGGGCTGTTACGGTGGCTACTAACATGGCGGGACGTGGTACGGACATACTCTTGGGCGGCAACCCCAAGTTCCTCGCCCTGGAGGAGGCAGCGGCCAAGGGGATAGACCCGGACCAGTCGCCGGAGGAGTACCGGGTGATATTGGACAGGTTCACCGTTCAATGCGAGGAGGAGCGCAAGAAGGTCCTTGACGCCGGGGGGCTCTGCATACTCGGCACCGAACGCCACGAGTCCCGGCGGATAGATAACCAGCTTAGGGGGCGCGCTGGCCGTCAGGGGGATCCCGGCGAGAGCCGCTTCTTCATCTCCCTGGAGGACGACCTGTTGAGGCTTTTCGGATCCGAACGGATCCAGGGGCTCATGTCCAAGCTGGGGATGGAGGAGGGGGAGTCGGTTGAGCACTCCTTCCTGACCAAGGCCATAGAGAACGCCCAGCGCAAGGTTGAACAGATGCATTTTGACATACGGAAGCAGCTCCTGGCCTATGATAACGTTATGAATCAGCAGCGTGAGGCGGTTTATAAGGAGCGGCAGGAGATATTGACGGATCAGAACCTTACAGACAGGGCATGGTCTATACTGGAGGACACGGTGGCATCGGTTTTCGATTCCCATCTTACCTCTGGGGATGATGGCGGTTTTGACAGGGAACGGTGTGCCATAAGGTTAAGGGCGATATTCGGTCCCGGTTTGGACGAGCCACTCCGTGCCGACCTGGGCTTGGAGCCCCAGGAGGCCAGGGATCGGGTGCTTGAGATGGTGCGCCAGGCGTTTATTGCGAAGGTGAGTGAGCTTGGGGAGGAGAACGCCAGAGAGCTTTTCCGCTTCCTGCTTTTGAACGTTCTCGACTCTCACTGGAAGGAACACCTTTTGGCCATGGACGAGCTCAGGCGTGGCATAGGCCTTAGGGCCATAGGTCAGAAGGACCCGCTGGTGGAGTACCAGTTTGAGTCGTTTAACCTCTTCAAGGAGATGCTCGACCGGGTGAGGGAGGGTTTCAGCGAGCTGGCTCTCCGGGTAAGGGTTGTTCAGGAGCGTCGCCCGGTCAGGGTGGAGGAGGGGCGTGGACCACTCTTTATAGGTGGTTCCGGCGGTGAGGAAGAGCGCCCGATGGCCCCTGCCAGGCGGGGTGTGAAGGTGGGAAGGAACGACCCGTGTCCCTGCGGGAGCGGGCGCAAGTATAAGCACTGCTGTGGTAAGGGGGAGTAG
- the pseH gene encoding UDP-4-amino-4,6-dideoxy-N-acetyl-beta-L-altrosamine N-acetyltransferase, whose translation MIRYVDILEVRPPVAMRVLEWRNSHRVRRGMLSDALITEEEHLRWLDSLASPLKRQMVRVAFMGEEAFGVITLKDIDRVSLRSDWGMYIGDERFLNRGLSKHMLYSLMEWGFEDEGLERLFTSVLASNVGALSLYLRFGFHLEGRFERHIFRDQRWEDVYWIAAFRKRWAEIRDDLKGMAEEGLS comes from the coding sequence ATGATCCGGTACGTAGATATCCTGGAAGTGAGGCCTCCGGTGGCCATGAGGGTTCTGGAGTGGAGGAACAGCCACAGGGTAAGGAGGGGCATGCTCAGTGATGCGCTGATAACGGAGGAGGAGCACCTGCGTTGGCTGGATTCCCTCGCATCTCCGCTCAAGAGGCAGATGGTACGGGTTGCCTTTATGGGGGAGGAGGCTTTTGGGGTCATAACGCTAAAGGATATTGACAGGGTGTCCCTTAGGAGCGACTGGGGGATGTACATAGGTGACGAGCGTTTCTTGAACAGAGGGTTGTCAAAACACATGCTTTACAGCCTTATGGAGTGGGGCTTTGAGGATGAAGGGCTGGAGCGGCTTTTTACCTCTGTTTTGGCTTCCAACGTGGGGGCCTTGTCGTTGTACCTCCGATTTGGCTTTCATCTCGAGGGTCGTTTTGAGAGGCACATTTTTAGGGATCAAAGGTGGGAGGACGTTTATTGGATCGCGGCCTTCAGGAAGCGTTGGGCTGAGATCAGGGATGATCTCAAGGGCATGGCTGAAGAGGGTTTATCTTGA
- a CDS encoding N-acetylneuraminate synthase family protein, whose protein sequence is MGVINLENGIKIGDGQRCFIIAEVGSNHNRSLPLAMELIDAAAEAGADAVKFQIYSAESLYSRRTPRHSGYSKDLFSLIKEIETPRDWLPDLAKRCAERGVVFFATPFDFEAVDELDQVSPIFKIASFEIVDLPLIKYCASKGKPMIISTGLATMEEIEDAYMACLGKGNGDVAFLQCASAYPASPSIMNLRSMETIRRAFGTPTGLSDHTIGIHISVAAVAMGAQIIEKHFTMDRGMEGPDHPFAIEPGELKDLVRQIRDVESAMGDGRKLGPSKEEMEFYEKARRSIHAAVDIPAGSVITQEMLTVKRPGYGIRPKFMHLVVGREAKVDIAADQWITWEMI, encoded by the coding sequence ATGGGGGTTATAAACCTTGAAAATGGGATCAAGATCGGAGACGGTCAAAGGTGTTTCATAATAGCCGAGGTTGGATCTAATCACAACAGGTCTCTTCCCCTGGCCATGGAGCTAATAGATGCCGCCGCAGAGGCGGGGGCGGATGCGGTTAAGTTTCAGATATACAGCGCCGAGAGCCTGTACTCCCGAAGGACACCCAGGCACTCGGGGTACTCCAAGGATCTTTTCAGTCTGATAAAGGAGATAGAGACCCCGCGGGATTGGTTGCCAGATTTGGCCAAGCGATGTGCTGAACGGGGGGTTGTGTTCTTTGCCACGCCTTTTGACTTCGAGGCGGTGGACGAGCTGGATCAGGTTAGTCCGATCTTCAAGATAGCCTCGTTTGAGATAGTGGACCTACCTCTGATAAAGTACTGTGCCTCTAAGGGGAAGCCCATGATAATATCCACTGGCCTTGCCACCATGGAGGAGATAGAGGACGCATATATGGCGTGCCTGGGGAAGGGTAACGGTGATGTGGCTTTTCTGCAGTGTGCCTCCGCATACCCCGCATCTCCGTCCATAATGAACCTCCGGAGCATGGAAACCATCCGAAGGGCCTTTGGCACCCCAACGGGGCTTTCGGATCACACCATTGGCATACACATAAGCGTTGCTGCGGTTGCCATGGGGGCCCAGATCATAGAGAAGCACTTCACCATGGATCGAGGTATGGAGGGGCCGGATCATCCCTTCGCCATAGAGCCCGGGGAGCTCAAGGATTTGGTTCGGCAGATAAGGGATGTGGAGTCCGCCATGGGGGACGGGCGCAAGCTTGGTCCATCTAAAGAGGAGATGGAGTTTTACGAGAAGGCCCGTCGCAGCATCCATGCGGCGGTGGACATCCCCGCCGGAAGCGTTATAACCCAGGAGATGCTCACGGTAAAGCGGCCTGGGTACGGCATAAGGCCCAAGTTCATGCATCTGGTTGTGGGTCGGGAGGCCAAGGTGGACATAGCGGCGGATCAGTGGATAACCTGGGAGATGATCTGA
- a CDS encoding tryptophanase — protein sequence MVRRIQPEPFRIKMVEPVSIPDKAQREEALKRGHFNLFGLRSEDVYIDLLTDSGTGAMSKQQWAALMRGDEAYAGATSFYALKEAVKDVLGFDYVIPCHQGRAAENVTFGSLVKPGDRIPFNMPFDTTRAHIFNVGAEPVDCVIDEAYDPAKYHPFKGNVDIAKLENAIKTYGVERIPLIMVTITNNSGGGQPVSLENLREVRKVADKYGIPLFLDAARMAENAYFIKTREEACKDMTVAQILKACMDCADAITVSAKKDPLVNIGGLVCTRTEDLYYKILPRVILFEGFATYGGLAGRDLECLAQGLREMVQEDYLAHRVAQVAYLGDLLDEAGVPFVKPAGGHAIFIDAAAFLPHIPQKYYPADVLGVEVYREGAVRGIGLGALAFATEDEATGEIVYPKLELFRLAINRRTYTNSHMEYVAETIINVYKRRDSIRYGLKVDFAPAAKGLHHFLAHLSPVSL from the coding sequence GTGGTCAGACGCATTCAGCCGGAACCTTTTCGCATCAAGATGGTGGAGCCCGTGTCCATTCCGGACAAGGCCCAGAGGGAGGAGGCGCTTAAGCGGGGGCACTTCAACCTCTTCGGTTTGAGGTCCGAGGACGTTTACATCGACCTTCTTACCGACTCGGGTACCGGTGCCATGAGCAAGCAGCAGTGGGCGGCTCTCATGAGGGGCGATGAGGCCTACGCCGGGGCCACCAGCTTCTATGCCCTGAAGGAGGCCGTAAAGGATGTGCTGGGTTTTGACTACGTGATACCGTGCCATCAGGGTCGGGCGGCGGAGAACGTGACCTTTGGTTCCCTCGTCAAGCCCGGGGACAGGATTCCCTTCAACATGCCCTTTGACACCACCAGGGCCCACATCTTCAACGTTGGTGCCGAGCCGGTGGACTGCGTTATCGACGAGGCCTATGATCCCGCCAAGTACCATCCCTTCAAGGGCAATGTGGACATAGCCAAGCTTGAGAACGCCATAAAGACCTACGGGGTGGAGCGAATTCCCCTGATCATGGTCACCATAACCAACAACTCCGGTGGCGGCCAGCCGGTGAGCCTTGAGAACCTGCGGGAGGTCCGTAAGGTGGCGGATAAGTACGGTATCCCCCTCTTCCTGGATGCCGCTAGGATGGCGGAGAACGCCTACTTCATCAAGACCCGCGAGGAAGCCTGCAAGGACATGACGGTGGCCCAGATACTTAAGGCCTGCATGGACTGTGCCGATGCCATCACCGTATCCGCCAAGAAGGACCCGCTTGTTAACATAGGCGGTCTTGTCTGCACCAGGACCGAGGACCTCTACTACAAGATATTGCCCCGGGTGATCCTCTTCGAGGGCTTTGCCACCTACGGCGGCCTTGCGGGCAGGGACTTGGAGTGTCTGGCCCAGGGCCTCAGGGAGATGGTCCAGGAGGACTACCTGGCCCACCGGGTGGCCCAGGTGGCGTACCTTGGGGACCTGTTGGACGAGGCGGGTGTGCCCTTCGTTAAGCCCGCCGGCGGACATGCCATATTCATCGATGCCGCCGCGTTCCTCCCCCACATACCCCAGAAGTACTATCCTGCCGACGTGCTGGGGGTAGAGGTCTACCGGGAGGGAGCGGTTCGGGGAATAGGCCTTGGGGCCCTTGCCTTTGCCACCGAGGACGAGGCCACCGGCGAGATCGTATACCCCAAGTTGGAGCTCTTCCGGCTTGCCATAAACCGCAGGACCTACACCAACAGCCACATGGAGTACGTGGCGGAGACCATAATCAACGTCTATAAGAGGCGGGATAGCATCCGGTACGGTCTTAAGGTCGACTTTGCGCCGGCTGCGAAGGGGCTTCACCATTTCCTTGCCCATCTGAGCCCGGTAAGCCTTTAA
- a CDS encoding M20 family metallo-hydrolase: protein MGVFLLGKGFEALDARIASMEGAMVYALSELVRRPAVSPEDGGEGEHDKALFIESLVSSLGLGVVERYDSKDPRAKGGIRPNLVVRVGGADRSSGRLWIFTHMDVVPEGDRSLWRFDPFEPVLEGGRLYGRGSNDNGQELVASLFALKAVMESGGPRREVCIAFVSDEEVGSQHGIGFLLREHRDLFDPSDLIVVPDGGTESGDFIEVAEKTILWLEFQVEGCQVHASRPDQGLNACRVANELSVALDRALRGAFPEEDPLFEPSYSTFEPTRRLANVGNVNTIPGKEVFCLDCRVLPHVKVEDVERVFAGEVKKAQDAFGAKISYRFLQRGEPAGATDPGSPVVVLLKDAVEDVLKVKPRVGGIGGGTCAAFFREAGMPAVVWAQEADTAHMPDEYAEISHMLNEAKVFARMML, encoded by the coding sequence ATGGGGGTGTTTTTGTTGGGCAAGGGTTTTGAAGCGTTGGACGCTAGGATAGCCTCCATGGAGGGGGCCATGGTTTATGCCTTGTCGGAGCTGGTGAGGCGTCCTGCGGTTTCCCCTGAGGATGGAGGAGAGGGGGAGCATGACAAGGCGCTTTTCATAGAGTCCCTGGTATCGTCCCTTGGGTTGGGGGTAGTTGAGAGGTATGACTCAAAGGATCCCAGGGCCAAGGGGGGTATAAGGCCCAATTTGGTGGTAAGGGTTGGGGGCGCGGACCGTTCATCCGGCAGGCTTTGGATCTTCACCCACATGGACGTGGTCCCTGAGGGTGACCGGTCTCTTTGGAGGTTTGATCCCTTTGAGCCTGTGTTGGAGGGGGGGCGGTTATACGGACGGGGGTCCAACGATAACGGCCAGGAGTTGGTGGCGTCCCTGTTCGCCCTCAAGGCGGTGATGGAAAGCGGAGGGCCCCGTAGGGAGGTTTGTATTGCCTTCGTGTCTGATGAAGAGGTGGGAAGCCAACACGGGATAGGTTTTCTCCTGAGGGAGCACCGGGATTTGTTCGATCCATCGGACTTGATAGTGGTTCCCGATGGGGGAACTGAATCTGGTGACTTCATAGAGGTGGCGGAGAAGACCATCCTTTGGTTGGAGTTTCAGGTTGAGGGTTGTCAGGTTCACGCGAGCCGGCCTGATCAGGGGCTTAACGCCTGTCGGGTTGCCAACGAGCTTTCCGTGGCGTTGGACCGGGCTCTTAGGGGGGCTTTCCCGGAGGAGGATCCTTTGTTTGAGCCTTCGTATTCTACATTTGAGCCCACCAGGAGGTTGGCGAACGTTGGAAACGTGAACACCATTCCTGGTAAGGAGGTCTTCTGCCTGGACTGTCGGGTGCTTCCCCACGTTAAGGTAGAAGATGTGGAGAGGGTATTTGCCGGCGAGGTCAAGAAGGCCCAGGATGCTTTTGGTGCCAAGATCTCCTATCGGTTCCTTCAGAGGGGTGAGCCGGCGGGGGCTACGGATCCCGGTTCTCCGGTGGTGGTGCTTCTCAAGGATGCGGTGGAGGATGTCCTCAAGGTCAAGCCGCGGGTTGGGGGGATAGGAGGGGGCACCTGTGCCGCCTTCTTCCGGGAGGCTGGCATGCCTGCGGTGGTATGGGCCCAGGAGGCGGATACCGCTCACATGCCGGACGAGTATGCGGAGATCTCCCACATGTTAAACGAGGCCAAGGTGTTTGCCAGGATGATGTTGTAG
- the pgsA gene encoding CDP-diacylglycerol--glycerol-3-phosphate 3-phosphatidyltransferase: MSSMNLPNLLSLSRVFLAPLVMVILTMRTQFGNFWGLPLGDLLAVLVFIIASITDAADGYIARKRGIVTNLGKFIDPLADKILVTAVLVSLVELQRLPAWIVVVIVSREFIVTGLRMVAAAEGIVIAASKGGKAKTVSQIVAISMMILNLPGGIWVMWIAMALTVWSGMDYLVKGKDLLSR, translated from the coding sequence TTGTCTTCCATGAACCTACCCAACCTTCTAAGCCTTTCCAGGGTCTTCTTGGCTCCCTTGGTGATGGTGATCCTCACCATGAGGACCCAGTTCGGGAACTTTTGGGGTCTTCCCCTGGGGGACCTGTTGGCGGTGTTGGTGTTCATCATAGCCTCCATAACCGATGCGGCGGATGGGTACATAGCGAGGAAAAGGGGTATTGTTACGAACCTTGGGAAGTTCATAGACCCCTTGGCGGACAAGATCCTGGTGACTGCTGTGTTGGTATCCCTGGTGGAGCTTCAGCGGCTTCCGGCTTGGATAGTGGTGGTAATAGTTTCCAGGGAGTTTATAGTGACAGGTCTTAGGATGGTTGCTGCAGCGGAGGGCATAGTGATAGCCGCCAGCAAGGGTGGCAAGGCCAAGACGGTGAGCCAGATAGTGGCGATATCCATGATGATATTGAACCTTCCTGGGGGCATATGGGTAATGTGGATTGCGATGGCCCTCACCGTTTGGTCCGGCATGGATTATCTTGTGAAGGGGAAGGATCTGTTGAGCCGTTGA
- a CDS encoding ABC transporter ATP-binding protein, with the protein MLEVDSLHVHYGGIHALKGISIEVPKGKIVTLIGANGAGKSSTLRAIAGLAKDKRGTIRWNGKDISRMQPENILKSGVALCPEGRRIFPHLTVMENLMLGAYTRDDQDGVKSTLDWVFELFPRLKERTWQKGGTLSGGEQQMLALGRALMSKPDLIMMDEPSLGLAPLLVKEVFEIIRAINEEGKTVLLVEQNAFAALKVAHYAYVLEVGALVLQGPGVSLLDDPRVKAAYLGG; encoded by the coding sequence ATGCTTGAGGTAGATTCCCTTCACGTCCACTATGGGGGCATACACGCACTGAAGGGCATATCCATAGAGGTCCCCAAGGGTAAGATAGTGACCCTGATAGGTGCCAACGGGGCCGGCAAGTCCAGCACCCTGAGGGCCATAGCGGGGCTCGCTAAGGACAAGCGGGGTACCATCCGCTGGAACGGTAAGGACATAAGCCGCATGCAGCCGGAGAACATCCTCAAGTCCGGTGTTGCCCTGTGCCCGGAGGGCAGGAGGATATTCCCGCACCTCACGGTGATGGAGAATCTGATGCTTGGTGCCTATACAAGGGATGATCAGGACGGTGTTAAGTCGACCCTGGACTGGGTGTTTGAGCTTTTTCCTCGCCTTAAGGAGAGGACCTGGCAGAAGGGGGGGACCCTTTCCGGGGGGGAGCAGCAGATGTTGGCTCTTGGCAGGGCTCTTATGAGCAAGCCGGACCTCATAATGATGGACGAGCCCTCCTTGGGGCTTGCTCCGCTGTTGGTCAAGGAGGTCTTCGAGATAATTAGGGCCATAAACGAGGAGGGCAAGACCGTGTTGCTTGTGGAGCAGAACGCCTTTGCGGCCCTCAAGGTAGCCCACTACGCCTATGTGCTAGAGGTGGGGGCGTTGGTGCTTCAAGGGCCTGGGGTTTCGCTTTTGGACGATCCAAGGGTTAAGGCGGCCTACCTTGGGGGTTGA
- a CDS encoding ABC transporter ATP-binding protein produces the protein MAEHILKTEGVVMRFGGLTAVNGFEIAVPEGSIVSLIGPNGAGKTTCFNIITGFYRPTEGRVLFKGDDITGLAPHLVCRIGIARTFQNIRLFSGGTVLENVMVGFRVRQRSPWWAAPFALPGFLREEREIRERGMELLDAVGLKKLACENATSLPYGAQRRLEIARALATGPSFLLLDEPAAGMNPQESTELMDFIRNIRDRFNLTILLIEHDMKVVMGISEYIWVLDYGTIIAQGVPSEIRSNQRVIEAYLGEEALEHA, from the coding sequence ATGGCTGAGCACATACTCAAGACCGAAGGGGTGGTAATGCGCTTCGGTGGGCTCACCGCGGTCAACGGGTTTGAGATAGCGGTGCCGGAGGGATCCATCGTAAGCCTTATAGGGCCTAACGGTGCCGGCAAGACCACCTGCTTCAACATAATAACCGGTTTTTACAGGCCCACGGAGGGGAGGGTTCTCTTTAAGGGTGATGACATAACGGGTCTTGCCCCTCACTTGGTCTGCAGAATCGGCATTGCCAGGACGTTTCAGAACATAAGGCTTTTCTCCGGTGGTACGGTGCTTGAGAACGTGATGGTGGGTTTTAGGGTGCGCCAGAGGTCCCCTTGGTGGGCTGCCCCCTTCGCCCTGCCCGGGTTCCTCCGGGAGGAGAGGGAGATTCGGGAGCGTGGCATGGAGCTCCTTGATGCGGTGGGTCTTAAGAAGCTTGCTTGCGAGAACGCCACGTCACTCCCCTATGGGGCCCAGCGCAGGCTGGAGATAGCAAGGGCCCTGGCCACCGGTCCGTCGTTCCTGCTTTTGGACGAGCCTGCGGCGGGGATGAACCCCCAGGAGTCCACGGAGCTCATGGACTTCATAAGGAACATAAGGGATAGGTTCAACCTGACCATACTGCTCATCGAGCACGACATGAAGGTTGTGATGGGTATATCGGAGTACATATGGGTTTTGGACTATGGAACCATAATAGCTCAGGGGGTTCCGAGCGAGATCCGTTCTAATCAGAGGGTTATAGAGGCCTACCTTGGGGAGGAGGCGCTGGAGCATGCTTGA
- a CDS encoding branched-chain amino acid ABC transporter permease: MMDKKKRDLILNFACLGILGAFLWWADGNMDGYKIQVLNLIAINAILAVSLNLIYGFTGMFSLGHAGFMAVGAYTCALLILPPMQKEMIYILEPLIWPLSVVQAPFFVAVLAGGIMAAIFGLVIAVPVLRLGGDYLGIASLGFAEIIRVVFTNAKSVTNGALGIKGIPPYANLWWNWGWFLITLYVVVSLLRSNFGNCLKAIRDDEVASRAMGIDTFRYRVISFTIGAFFAGVGGALMGSLITTIDPKMFTFLLTFNVLMIVVAGGLGSVTGSVLGSVVITVLLEWLRFVENPIDLGSIHIPGIPGMRMVIFSLALLIIILFRREGMMGQREWSWDAVIGFFSRRAG, encoded by the coding sequence ATGATGGACAAGAAGAAGAGAGACCTAATCCTCAACTTTGCGTGTCTTGGCATACTGGGTGCCTTCCTTTGGTGGGCCGATGGGAATATGGATGGTTACAAGATCCAGGTTCTAAACCTCATAGCCATAAACGCCATCCTGGCGGTCAGTCTGAACCTGATATACGGTTTCACCGGCATGTTCTCCCTTGGGCATGCGGGTTTCATGGCGGTGGGGGCTTACACGTGTGCCCTTTTGATACTGCCGCCCATGCAGAAGGAGATGATCTACATTTTGGAGCCTTTGATATGGCCCCTTTCGGTCGTTCAGGCTCCCTTCTTCGTGGCTGTTCTTGCTGGGGGGATCATGGCGGCCATCTTCGGTCTGGTGATAGCCGTGCCGGTTCTCCGCCTTGGGGGGGACTATCTGGGCATAGCATCCCTGGGGTTTGCGGAGATAATCCGGGTGGTTTTCACCAACGCCAAGTCGGTTACCAACGGGGCTTTAGGCATAAAGGGGATACCCCCTTATGCCAACCTTTGGTGGAACTGGGGTTGGTTTTTGATCACCCTTTACGTGGTGGTGAGCCTGCTGCGGAGCAACTTCGGGAACTGCCTTAAGGCCATAAGGGACGACGAGGTGGCTTCAAGGGCCATGGGGATAGACACCTTCCGTTACAGGGTCATATCCTTCACCATCGGAGCGTTCTTCGCCGGTGTTGGGGGTGCTCTCATGGGCAGTCTTATAACCACCATAGACCCCAAGATGTTCACCTTCCTTCTAACCTTCAACGTGTTGATGATAGTGGTGGCCGGCGGGCTTGGATCCGTGACGGGCAGCGTGCTTGGCAGCGTAGTGATAACGGTGCTCCTGGAGTGGCTCAGGTTTGTGGAGAACCCAATAGACCTGGGATCCATTCACATACCGGGGATACCGGGGATGCGGATGGTGATCTTCTCCTTGGCGCTGCTCATCATAATCCTGTTCCGTAGGGAGGGCATGATGGGTCAGCGGGAGTGGTCGTGGGACGCGGTGATCGGATTCTTCTCCAGAAGGGCTGGGTGA